A window of the Desulfobacula toluolica Tol2 genome harbors these coding sequences:
- a CDS encoding type II toxin-antitoxin system RelE family toxin has translation MSYKLKFLPTALKEWKKLDNSILAQFRKKLKERLEVPHVPSGKLSGFENHYKIKLRASGYRLVYEVIDQELFVLVVAVGKREKGAVYEKARDRS, from the coding sequence ATGAGCTATAAACTAAAGTTTCTCCCAACGGCTCTGAAGGAATGGAAGAAGCTGGATAATTCTATTTTGGCGCAATTCAGGAAGAAACTGAAAGAGCGTTTGGAGGTACCTCATGTACCCTCCGGTAAGCTTTCCGGCTTTGAGAATCATTACAAAATCAAACTTAGGGCCAGTGGGTATCGACTTGTGTATGAAGTGATCGATCAAGAATTGTTCGTCCTTGTTGTTGCTGTTGGAAAAAGAGAAAAAGGTGCTGTGTATGAAAAAGCACGAGACAGATCATGA
- a CDS encoding DUF6527 family protein → MRIKQFNVQFKEYIPEKLQEGVLYISMEYATASHKCACGCGQEVVTPFTPTDWKLTFDGESVSLSPSIGNWSYLCRSHYFIQKNRIVWAQGMSQKAIASGRILDRVHKANHYEQNDATGVELNSSARQSQDTKSKSMIDKFLDILARFFGFKSAG, encoded by the coding sequence ATGCGGATTAAACAGTTCAACGTGCAATTCAAAGAGTATATTCCTGAAAAACTTCAGGAAGGAGTTCTCTATATTTCCATGGAATACGCCACCGCATCTCATAAATGTGCCTGTGGTTGTGGCCAAGAGGTTGTTACGCCATTTACACCAACTGACTGGAAGTTGACATTCGACGGTGAAAGCGTGTCCTTATCACCTTCCATTGGGAATTGGAGTTATTTATGTCGTTCCCATTATTTTATTCAGAAAAACAGGATAGTGTGGGCCCAAGGTATGTCCCAGAAAGCCATCGCTTCTGGCCGAATTTTGGATAGAGTCCATAAAGCAAATCATTATGAGCAAAATGATGCCACTGGAGTGGAGCTCAATTCTTCCGCAAGGCAATCACAGGATACAAAGTCTAAATCTATGATTGACAAATTCCTGGATATTCTCGCCCGTTTCTTTGGTTTTAAGTCGGCAGGCTAA
- the ltrA gene encoding group II intron reverse transcriptase/maturase: MIETNRRCILMDILPQQMEMFTALQITESPTESSRLMEFILERGNMFRALKRVRSNKGAPGIDNMTVDQLPGYLRRHWPKVKGKLLQGNYKPLPVKRKEIPKPDGGVRLLGIPTVLDRLIQQAVSEILQQIWDPHFSESSHGFRPGRSQHDAILQGKVYLLSGYTHSVNMDLSKFFDRVNHDRLMSRLAERIKDKRVLKLIRSYLTAGVMIDGVVVSAAEGTPQGGPLSPVISNIVLDELDKELEKRGHKFVRYADDFVIYLKSKKAAERVMKSVTRFITVKLRLKVNEEKSKVSRPWLDKFLGYTFISMCGKTKIRIHRKTIERFKERVRELTNRNCGLSLPQIIDKLNMYIRGWWNYYCLTEARHIFKSLNGWIIRRLRCVVWKQWKNPGTKIRNLLKRGIPFQYAVTCGNSRKKHWRMSRVKWVVMALPNKYFLSLGLFLPGN; this comes from the coding sequence ATGATAGAGACAAATAGGAGGTGTATACTTATGGACATATTGCCACAGCAGATGGAAATGTTCACAGCGTTACAGATCACCGAAAGTCCGACAGAAAGTTCCCGACTCATGGAGTTTATCCTTGAAAGGGGAAACATGTTCAGAGCATTAAAAAGGGTCCGTAGCAACAAAGGGGCACCTGGAATCGACAACATGACCGTTGATCAACTACCGGGTTACCTCAGACGCCACTGGCCCAAAGTTAAGGGAAAGTTGCTGCAGGGAAACTACAAGCCATTACCGGTGAAAAGGAAAGAAATTCCTAAACCCGATGGCGGAGTAAGACTGCTCGGCATTCCAACAGTTTTGGATCGTTTGATCCAGCAAGCCGTCAGCGAGATATTGCAGCAAATATGGGACCCGCATTTTTCTGAGTCCAGTCATGGATTCAGACCTGGAAGATCCCAGCATGATGCCATACTCCAAGGCAAAGTTTATCTGCTCTCAGGATATACACACTCTGTTAATATGGATCTTTCCAAATTTTTCGACAGAGTGAACCATGACCGCCTCATGAGCCGTCTGGCTGAAAGAATAAAGGATAAGCGGGTTCTCAAGCTTATCCGAAGTTACTTAACAGCCGGTGTCATGATCGACGGGGTGGTTGTATCTGCCGCTGAAGGAACTCCTCAAGGCGGCCCTCTTTCACCAGTGATTTCAAATATCGTTTTGGATGAACTGGATAAAGAGTTGGAGAAAAGAGGGCATAAATTTGTCAGATACGCTGATGACTTTGTCATATATCTCAAGAGCAAGAAAGCGGCCGAACGTGTTATGAAAAGTGTTACACGGTTTATAACCGTAAAGCTCAGGCTCAAGGTCAATGAAGAGAAAAGCAAGGTCAGCCGACCATGGCTGGACAAATTTCTCGGCTACACATTTATCAGTATGTGCGGCAAGACCAAGATCCGCATACACCGGAAAACAATCGAGCGCTTCAAAGAAAGGGTTCGAGAATTAACAAACCGGAACTGTGGTCTAAGTCTTCCCCAGATCATTGATAAATTGAATATGTACATCAGGGGATGGTGGAATTATTACTGTCTCACCGAAGCAAGACACATATTCAAGTCCTTGAACGGCTGGATTATCCGCCGCTTGAGATGTGTTGTATGGAAACAGTGGAAAAATCCCGGAACGAAAATCCGGAACCTGCTTAAACGAGGCATACCGTTTCAATATGCCGTCACTTGCGGAAATTCCCGCAAGAAACACTGGCGCATGAGCAGGGTTAAATGGGTTGTCATGGCTCTGCCAAACAAATATTTCCTTTCTCTTGGATTATTTCTGCCCGGGAACTAA
- a CDS encoding ThiF family adenylyltransferase yields the protein MSQKLINHNKDLKRLRDQGYEIEIRSGHILVHSVPYVNENREVKVGTLISELSLSGDLTVKPKTHVIYFKGEYPCTHNGTQIQQIRHNSAKKILADGISAEHSFSNKPSSGYADHYEKITQYIKIISHPAKAIDPSVDPRTFKPIQATPDESVFKYIDTASSRAGIQAVSEKLGSQRIAIVGLGGTGAYVLDYVAKTPVREIHLFDADDFQSHNAFRAPGAASLDDLRQKNRKVSYFFQVYSRMREGIIPRSHMITKETVSELEGFDYVFLCVDGGSCKKSIMDILLTTDTVVIDVGMDVQLVDQMLLGTCRVTTGSKNKNDHIPCRVSMGDDIDGQEYASNIQIVELNALNASLAVIKWKQLSEFYQDLEGEHHLTYSTNCALLETDEKYYAD from the coding sequence ATGTCACAAAAACTGATAAATCATAATAAAGACCTTAAACGGTTGCGAGACCAAGGTTACGAGATTGAGATTCGGAGTGGGCATATATTGGTCCACTCGGTCCCTTACGTTAACGAGAATCGAGAGGTGAAAGTAGGCACTCTCATTTCAGAGCTGTCTCTGTCAGGAGATCTTACAGTAAAGCCGAAAACCCATGTTATTTATTTTAAAGGCGAATATCCGTGCACTCATAACGGTACACAGATCCAACAGATTCGGCATAATAGCGCTAAAAAAATTTTGGCTGATGGCATTTCTGCTGAACATTCCTTTTCAAATAAACCCAGCTCCGGTTATGCAGATCACTATGAAAAAATAACGCAATATATAAAAATTATTTCCCATCCGGCTAAGGCTATAGATCCTAGTGTTGATCCACGAACATTCAAACCTATCCAGGCAACACCCGATGAGTCTGTCTTTAAGTACATAGACACAGCCTCAAGCCGGGCGGGGATCCAGGCCGTTTCAGAAAAGCTGGGCTCTCAGCGCATTGCCATCGTTGGGCTCGGTGGAACTGGTGCATATGTCCTTGACTATGTGGCAAAAACACCTGTTAGAGAAATACATCTTTTCGATGCGGATGATTTTCAGTCTCACAATGCCTTTAGGGCTCCAGGTGCTGCATCTCTTGATGATTTGCGGCAAAAAAATCGAAAGGTGAGCTATTTTTTCCAAGTATATTCTCGTATGCGTGAAGGCATCATCCCTCGTTCCCATATGATCACAAAAGAAACTGTCTCTGAATTGGAGGGTTTTGATTATGTATTTCTTTGTGTCGATGGTGGCAGCTGCAAGAAGAGCATTATGGACATTCTTTTAACAACTGATACCGTCGTTATTGACGTAGGGATGGATGTACAGCTTGTGGATCAAATGCTTTTGGGAACTTGCCGGGTAACAACCGGCAGCAAAAATAAAAATGACCACATTCCCTGTCGTGTTTCGATGGGCGATGATATTGATGGCCAAGAGTATGCAAGCAATATCCAAATTGTTGAACTCAACGCTCTTAACGCGAGTTTAGCCGTTATTAAGTGGAAGCAGCTCAGCGAGTTTTATCAAGATTTGGAAGGAGAGCATCACTTAACATATTCCACCAATTGTGCCCTTTTAGAAACGGACGAAAAATATTATGCGGATTAA
- a CDS encoding IS3 family transposase (programmed frameshift) — translation MGYSIQLKEAVLKKVLQGNKPHHEIAKELGVGRSTIGKWLREYKQNGSIKLKSKEKRPKDWTAEERISAIIKTGSMTADERTAWCRKNGIFIHNLDQWKKDAISAIIPKANKEQIEEYKNLKKEIAALKKDLSRKDKALAETAALLVLKKKAQGNLGGVRGRLISQEDKKTVLKLISEACKSGARKSKAAQLLGLTIRTLQRWSKNGLLDSRKGSRADPGNKLSDDEKTRIVNVLESPEFAESNPNQIVPRLADQGIYLGSESTMYRILRDLKMNKHRQSSLPAKRHSPDPLIANAPNQLWSWDITYLPSTVRGRFFYLYMVMDLYSRKAVACQVYEYESGDLAAELITDACNQEKISEEQVTLHSDNGSPMKSATMLAKLQDLGVIPSFSRPSISNDNPYSESLFRTLKYRPEYPDKPFENLFDAREWANRFIHWYNKEHLHSGINYVTPEDRHNGRDIQILKNRHHVYQKAKTKHPERWSKKTRNWKPVTEVVLKRFKKVKQSTDTAKRAA, via the exons ATGGGATATTCTATTCAATTAAAAGAAGCTGTGTTAAAAAAGGTGTTACAGGGAAACAAACCCCACCATGAAATTGCAAAAGAATTAGGTGTTGGCCGGTCTACAATCGGTAAATGGTTAAGAGAATACAAACAAAACGGAAGCATAAAATTGAAATCAAAAGAAAAACGCCCCAAAGACTGGACAGCCGAAGAACGTATTTCAGCAATAATTAAAACAGGTTCCATGACTGCTGACGAACGCACTGCCTGGTGCCGCAAAAATGGTATTTTTATCCATAATTTGGACCAGTGGAAAAAAGATGCCATATCAGCAATAATCCCGAAGGCGAATAAAGAACAAATTGAAGAGTACAAAAATCTTAAAAAAGAAATCGCTGCTCTAAAAAAAGACCTGTCCCGTAAAGACAAAGCTCTGGCAGAAACAGCAGCCTTGCTGGTTCTTAAAAAAAAAGCCCAGG GAAATCTGGGGGGAGTCAGAGGACGATTGATCAGTCAAGAAGACAAAAAAACTGTGTTGAAATTGATTTCAGAGGCCTGTAAATCAGGGGCACGAAAAAGCAAGGCAGCCCAATTATTGGGACTGACCATTCGAACCCTTCAGCGGTGGAGCAAAAATGGCCTATTGGACAGCCGAAAAGGCTCCCGAGCCGACCCTGGTAACAAATTGTCTGATGATGAAAAGACCCGGATAGTCAATGTATTAGAGTCGCCTGAATTTGCTGAGTCCAATCCAAATCAGATCGTACCAAGACTTGCTGACCAGGGAATTTATCTGGGTTCTGAATCAACCATGTACAGAATTCTTAGGGACTTAAAAATGAATAAACACCGTCAATCCAGTCTTCCCGCAAAAAGGCACAGTCCTGATCCATTGATTGCAAATGCCCCGAACCAGTTGTGGAGCTGGGACATAACGTATTTGCCGTCAACAGTAAGGGGCAGGTTCTTTTACCTATATATGGTGATGGATTTATACAGCCGAAAAGCCGTGGCATGTCAAGTTTATGAATATGAATCCGGTGATTTGGCAGCTGAACTGATAACGGATGCCTGCAATCAAGAAAAAATTTCAGAAGAACAAGTCACCTTGCATTCTGATAATGGATCTCCCATGAAATCTGCCACCATGCTGGCAAAGCTTCAGGATTTGGGAGTTATTCCCTCATTCAGCAGGCCCAGTATCAGCAATGATAATCCATACTCAGAGTCATTGTTCAGGACATTAAAATATCGACCGGAATATCCGGACAAACCATTTGAAAATCTATTTGATGCCAGAGAATGGGCAAATCGTTTTATTCATTGGTATAATAAGGAGCATCTGCATAGCGGCATTAATTATGTCACTCCGGAAGATCGACACAACGGCAGGGATATACAAATCCTTAAAAATCGTCATCATGTGTATCAGAAGGCTAAAACGAAACATCCTGAAAGATGGTCAAAAAAAACAAGGAACTGGAAACCCGTTACAGAGGTTGTTTTAAAAAGATTTAAGAAGGTAAAACAATCCACTGATACGGCAAAGAGGGCTGCATAG
- a CDS encoding type II toxin-antitoxin system Phd/YefM family antitoxin, whose product MEAVLANCSASISELKKNPSALIDASGGEPIAILNHNKPTAYLIPADTYQQILDRLEDYELGLIVKEREHEKAQAIEVDINEL is encoded by the coding sequence ATGGAGGCCGTATTAGCTAACTGTTCAGCAAGTATTTCTGAGTTAAAGAAAAACCCCTCAGCATTGATTGACGCATCAGGCGGAGAACCCATTGCTATCTTAAACCACAACAAACCAACCGCTTACTTGATCCCAGCCGACACCTATCAGCAAATCCTTGATAGGTTGGAGGATTATGAACTCGGACTGATCGTTAAAGAGCGTGAACATGAGAAAGCCCAGGCCATTGAGGTAGATATCAATGAGCTATAA
- a CDS encoding nucleotidyl transferase AbiEii/AbiGii toxin family protein translates to MFDEKIEQMLGRYELLTVHDHENALKEIIQEIVLLGLWRSKFYEKAVFYGGSALRILHKLDRFSEDLDFSLIQPENTFDIKKYFGAVKSELELWGFEVSTEEKTKKNESSIDSAFIKANTLMHLLKIDSNLKTHKNAVMKIKLEIDQEPAIGFTSDLKYHLHPIPFTIKTMTLPSLFAGKMHALLCRTVRTNIKGRDWYDLIWFVKNNIPCELYYLKNKMVQTGHFDLSEVLDKEKIVELLSEKIKAIDFSLAKKDVEPFLKNSRQKDELNLWSDAFFNDYLIQEIGVQTSH, encoded by the coding sequence ATGTTTGATGAAAAAATTGAACAAATGTTAGGCAGGTATGAATTACTTACGGTTCATGATCACGAGAATGCTCTCAAAGAGATCATACAAGAAATCGTGTTGCTTGGTTTATGGCGGTCAAAATTTTATGAAAAGGCTGTTTTTTATGGTGGAAGCGCATTACGAATTCTGCATAAGCTGGACCGTTTCTCTGAGGATCTGGATTTTTCACTAATTCAGCCTGAAAATACTTTTGATATTAAAAAATACTTTGGTGCAGTAAAATCAGAATTGGAATTATGGGGTTTTGAGGTTTCCACAGAAGAAAAGACCAAGAAGAATGAAAGCTCTATTGACTCAGCTTTCATTAAAGCAAATACATTGATGCATTTATTAAAAATTGATTCAAATCTAAAGACCCACAAAAATGCTGTGATGAAGATAAAATTGGAAATTGATCAGGAACCAGCTATCGGATTTACAAGTGATCTTAAATATCATCTCCACCCCATTCCGTTTACCATTAAAACCATGACATTGCCGAGTTTGTTTGCAGGCAAAATGCATGCCTTGTTATGCCGTACTGTAAGGACCAACATTAAAGGCCGAGACTGGTATGATTTAATCTGGTTTGTGAAGAATAATATTCCATGTGAGTTATATTATCTTAAGAATAAAATGGTACAAACAGGCCATTTTGATTTGTCAGAGGTGTTAGATAAAGAAAAAATTGTTGAATTGTTATCTGAAAAAATTAAGGCGATTGATTTTTCTCTGGCAAAAAAAGATGTTGAACCATTTTTGAAAAATTCAAGGCAAAAGGATGAATTGAATCTTTGGTCTGATGCATTTTTTAACGATTATTTGATTCAGGAAATTGGTGTCCAGACAAGTCATTAA
- a CDS encoding NADAR family protein, with amino-acid sequence MSLSIRKYKKNECITFKSTKRKHGGLSNMAPGFPLFIKGVKIKTSEALYQALRFPDYPHIQKKIISYSSPISAKKYGRTQIERTRSDWDFHRFKIMKFCIELKLYQNMNTFSEALYDTNGLPIVEYTDKDKVWGAIQEGPFYIGTNALGRLLMELREKLKANTFKLTIPKIPNFKFLGEQIHFDQFNVIHEDRLL; translated from the coding sequence ATGTCATTGAGTATTCGAAAATATAAAAAAAATGAGTGCATAACATTTAAAAGCACAAAAAGAAAACATGGTGGTTTGTCCAACATGGCTCCCGGATTCCCTTTGTTCATAAAAGGGGTTAAAATTAAGACTTCAGAAGCACTCTACCAAGCACTCCGGTTTCCGGATTATCCTCATATTCAGAAAAAGATCATTAGCTATTCGAGCCCCATTTCTGCAAAAAAATATGGAAGAACACAAATAGAGAGAACAAGAAGTGATTGGGATTTTCATAGGTTTAAAATTATGAAATTTTGTATTGAACTAAAACTATATCAGAATATGAATACGTTTTCAGAAGCTTTATACGATACGAATGGTTTACCAATTGTAGAGTACACTGATAAAGATAAAGTTTGGGGTGCTATACAAGAAGGTCCTTTTTATATAGGAACAAATGCCTTAGGCCGTTTACTAATGGAATTAAGAGAAAAACTCAAAGCTAATACATTTAAGCTAACAATTCCAAAGATTCCAAATTTTAAATTTCTGGGAGAACAAATTCATTTTGATCAATTTAACGTTATTCATGAGGATCGTTTATTGTAA
- a CDS encoding IS91 family transposase: MSAVQKIFQMYGPKYLTLYGDRMLKSHKKTIRDISACRKGSFGTMVYECDDCRNLHFIHCCCGNRHCPNCQQSKADQWLDQQMKKLLPTYYFLLTITLPQGLRDVVRSHQKLSYGTLFSCTNEALKKLAQDTRFIGSDRIGYLAALHTWGGMLQYHPHLHIIIPGGALSDNDQWLSSRQDLFVHTKPLAVIFKAKFKDAIKKAGLLDKIDSAVWKQQWVIDSQAVGQGKNSLRYLSRYVFRVAISNNRIKSIENGVIKFLYKDREKKKWKTMALDAMEFIRRFLQHVLPKGFMKIRHYGFLNPNSALSIEKIRELISFIHDIIALFIKIPELEIPGIKCSHCGHDLKFIFFAKPEPRGRPG, translated from the coding sequence ATGAGTGCTGTTCAAAAAATCTTCCAAATGTATGGGCCGAAATATCTGACACTTTATGGAGATCGAATGCTGAAGTCTCATAAAAAAACCATACGGGATATCAGTGCCTGCAGAAAGGGTTCCTTTGGAACAATGGTGTATGAATGTGATGACTGCCGTAATCTGCATTTTATTCACTGCTGCTGCGGCAATCGTCATTGTCCCAACTGTCAGCAGAGTAAAGCGGACCAATGGCTGGATCAGCAGATGAAAAAGCTGCTGCCGACCTATTATTTCCTGTTAACCATTACACTTCCCCAGGGCCTGCGGGATGTTGTAAGGTCTCATCAAAAATTATCTTATGGTACCCTGTTTTCATGCACCAATGAAGCCCTGAAAAAACTGGCACAAGATACACGGTTTATCGGATCTGATCGAATCGGATATCTGGCAGCCCTCCACACATGGGGCGGCATGCTTCAGTATCATCCACATTTGCATATAATAATTCCCGGAGGTGCTTTATCTGATAATGACCAATGGCTTTCTTCCAGACAGGATCTGTTTGTTCACACAAAACCTCTGGCGGTCATTTTTAAAGCCAAATTCAAAGATGCCATAAAAAAAGCCGGGCTGCTCGATAAAATTGATTCCGCAGTATGGAAACAGCAATGGGTGATTGACAGCCAGGCCGTGGGGCAGGGAAAAAATTCCCTGCGCTATCTTTCAAGATATGTGTTCCGGGTTGCCATCTCCAATAATCGTATTAAAAGCATTGAAAATGGCGTCATCAAATTTTTGTATAAAGACCGTGAAAAAAAGAAGTGGAAAACTATGGCATTGGATGCCATGGAGTTTATCCGACGATTCTTGCAGCATGTCCTTCCCAAAGGGTTTATGAAAATTAGACATTATGGATTTCTCAATCCCAACAGCGCATTGTCCATAGAAAAAATCCGTGAACTCATCTCATTCATCCATGACATTATTGCTCTTTTTATTAAAATCCCGGAACTTGAAATACCGGGTATTAAATGCAGCCATTGCGGGCATGATTTGAAATTTATTTTCTTTGCAAAGCCGGAACCAAGAGGCAGGCCCGGATAA
- a CDS encoding multiubiquitin domain-containing protein — MNKVKESYQVKIDGKKFPFTDPIVTGTQLLTTTGKHPLDEYLIFQRLKNGQFEEIRLEESVDLTQPGLERFKTFRSGESYRLTVDGRRFEWGAPEITGRMLKRFAGVNSNVFDVWLDVHGQGQDQIIDDTEHVRLDEPGVERFYTTQIELTIIVNGRPRVVNKRSLSFLEIVKLAFPDAEPAPETIFTVVYKNGPNQNPQGSLVEGQSVMLKNRMIINVTKTDKS, encoded by the coding sequence ATGAATAAAGTTAAAGAGAGTTACCAAGTAAAAATCGATGGGAAAAAATTCCCTTTTACCGATCCAATTGTAACTGGAACTCAACTTCTAACCACCACCGGCAAGCATCCGCTGGATGAATACTTGATTTTTCAAAGGTTGAAAAACGGGCAGTTTGAAGAAATACGTCTTGAGGAAAGCGTAGATCTGACACAGCCTGGCCTTGAACGGTTCAAGACGTTCAGAAGCGGAGAGTCATATCGTCTCACCGTTGATGGAAGACGATTTGAGTGGGGTGCACCAGAAATAACCGGGCGTATGCTCAAACGATTCGCTGGAGTAAACTCCAACGTTTTTGACGTATGGCTTGATGTTCACGGCCAGGGTCAGGATCAGATTATTGACGACACAGAACACGTTCGTCTCGATGAGCCCGGTGTTGAGCGTTTTTATACAACTCAAATCGAATTGACAATCATCGTAAATGGGCGACCCCGTGTTGTTAATAAGCGGTCATTGTCCTTTCTTGAGATCGTTAAACTCGCCTTCCCCGATGCAGAACCAGCCCCTGAAACAATTTTCACGGTGGTTTACAAAAATGGACCGAACCAGAATCCGCAAGGAAGCCTTGTCGAGGGCCAGTCTGTCATGCTTAAAAATAGGATGATCATCAATGTCACAAAAACTGATAAATCATAA
- a CDS encoding ImmA/IrrE family metallo-endopeptidase: MPETCAEQIILQRGIATPEDINLEAIASTLGAKVKRRFLAGCEARIIGSGNRAVITVNRSNSEERQRFSIGHELGHWQRHRGQNFQCSKDDIGNFKNSSKKKEREADQFSADLLMPWFLFKPIAGEFENADFNTVLELKKRFKTSESATALRLIESGIFPAILICHDQNKRQWFKRSNDIPRNWFPQDNLSPDSVAFDIVYGMAESDTSQMQVKAAAWFDRRDAERYEILEHSISYGEGTSLTLLEFFEADMLEEYETTEAPRGLDAFKWKR, encoded by the coding sequence ATGCCTGAAACGTGTGCTGAGCAAATTATTTTACAAAGAGGTATTGCAACGCCTGAAGATATTAACCTTGAAGCCATTGCATCAACACTTGGAGCAAAGGTCAAAAGACGTTTTCTTGCCGGGTGCGAAGCACGGATCATTGGGAGTGGTAATCGCGCTGTAATTACAGTTAACCGAAGTAACAGTGAAGAGAGGCAACGATTTTCTATTGGCCACGAGCTTGGACATTGGCAGCGTCACAGAGGTCAAAATTTTCAATGTTCAAAGGACGATATTGGAAATTTTAAAAATTCGTCTAAAAAAAAAGAACGGGAGGCTGATCAGTTTTCTGCTGATCTTCTTATGCCCTGGTTTTTGTTCAAGCCTATTGCAGGAGAGTTTGAAAATGCAGATTTTAATACTGTCCTTGAATTAAAGAAACGCTTCAAGACAAGTGAGAGTGCCACTGCATTAAGACTGATTGAGAGTGGCATTTTCCCAGCAATTTTAATTTGCCATGACCAGAATAAGCGTCAATGGTTCAAACGATCAAACGATATACCTCGAAATTGGTTTCCCCAAGACAATTTGTCTCCTGACAGTGTTGCCTTTGATATAGTTTATGGAATGGCCGAAAGTGACACCAGTCAAATGCAAGTCAAGGCGGCTGCCTGGTTTGATCGCAGGGATGCTGAGCGATACGAGATCTTAGAACACTCCATCTCATACGGTGAAGGGACATCGCTTACGCTACTTGAATTTTTTGAGGCTGATATGCTTGAGGAATACGAAACAACGGAAGCACCAAGAGGGTTAGATGCCTTTAAATGGAAACGTTGA
- a CDS encoding phosphoribosyltransferase-like protein, translating into MEALISDILEVIKDYREDDPFFPTIDENHINRWICQFDEDDQKFLLTELLHILPKSYLSKSKTLRILANNFEVLRKDFGYQSVQDFLNETEFLDCQEEEKSQKILLDFVDDILQEKYDYAIEDCGSKKIKNWLYIDDVLASGGTFRIDIENEIENYGVEKFLDSNIRIIGLFFILHSWGLSNSKFVLSKKFGNEIKKQLKYYRVAEIDNNPHVNYYHPNPKFNHIYPIESDQGKEFLKFIEEAFERSYEMRNEKLAFRNPDFPKIEKFYSSKEDRIRYENIILDKGIQIINSIDNLCAQSLRPLGMAPPSFKTLGTGSHFFTWRNISNTCPLVYWWGANNWHPLFPVQNRGLK; encoded by the coding sequence GTGGAAGCTTTAATCAGTGATATATTAGAAGTAATAAAAGACTACAGAGAAGATGATCCCTTTTTCCCAACAATCGATGAAAATCATATTAATAGGTGGATTTGCCAATTTGATGAAGACGATCAAAAATTTCTTTTAACTGAATTGTTGCATATTTTACCCAAAAGCTACTTGTCAAAAAGCAAAACACTCCGAATTTTAGCTAATAATTTTGAAGTGCTGCGCAAAGATTTCGGTTATCAGTCAGTCCAAGATTTTTTGAATGAAACTGAATTTTTAGATTGTCAAGAAGAGGAAAAAAGTCAAAAAATATTGTTAGATTTTGTTGATGACATATTACAAGAAAAGTATGATTATGCGATTGAGGATTGTGGTTCAAAAAAAATAAAAAATTGGCTTTATATTGATGACGTTTTAGCTTCTGGCGGAACTTTTAGAATTGATATTGAAAATGAAATTGAGAACTATGGCGTTGAAAAATTTTTGGATTCAAATATTAGAATTATCGGTTTGTTTTTCATTTTACATAGTTGGGGGTTAAGTAACAGTAAATTTGTTCTGAGTAAAAAATTTGGAAATGAAATAAAAAAACAATTAAAGTATTATAGAGTGGCGGAGATTGATAATAATCCACACGTAAACTATTACCATCCAAATCCAAAATTTAACCATATTTATCCAATCGAAAGTGATCAGGGAAAAGAATTCCTAAAATTTATTGAGGAAGCTTTCGAAAGAAGTTATGAAATGAGGAATGAAAAATTGGCTTTTCGAAATCCTGATTTTCCAAAAATTGAAAAGTTTTATTCCAGCAAGGAAGATAGAATTCGATATGAAAATATTATTTTAGACAAAGGTATTCAGATTATAAATTCAATTGATAATTTATGTGCTCAGAGTTTAAGACCTCTGGGAATGGCACCGCCGTCATTTAAAACACTGGGCACCGGTAGCCATTTTTTTACTTGGAGAAACATTTCAAATACTTGCCCTTTAGTTTATTGGTGGGGGGCTAATAATTGGCATCCTTTATTTCCTGTCCAAAACAGAGGGCTAAAATAG